From the Priestia koreensis genome, one window contains:
- a CDS encoding GNAT family N-acetyltransferase: MITVRQAHLHDAEAILRVRRELIEEEMFLISTVEEFHVTKEEQEKSLEQTKKQGGVTLVAETDGEVIGFLSFKRSPMKRLSHAGFFGMGLTKSIRNQGAGKMLIHEMQQWGSKQEGLEKICLGVLSSNERAVHVYQKMGFVEEGRERNFLKFADGSYADNMLMAFFL, from the coding sequence GTGATTACCGTTCGACAGGCGCATCTACATGATGCAGAAGCCATATTACGCGTTCGCCGTGAACTGATTGAAGAGGAAATGTTTTTAATTTCGACAGTGGAGGAGTTTCACGTAACAAAAGAGGAACAAGAGAAAAGCCTAGAGCAGACTAAAAAACAAGGCGGTGTTACGCTTGTAGCCGAAACAGACGGGGAGGTCATTGGCTTTCTTTCTTTTAAACGAAGTCCAATGAAACGACTGTCTCATGCTGGTTTTTTTGGTATGGGATTAACAAAATCGATACGAAATCAAGGGGCCGGGAAAATGCTCATTCACGAGATGCAGCAATGGGGGAGCAAACAAGAAGGGTTAGAGAAAATTTGTTTAGGCGTTCTCTCAAGCAATGAACGAGCTGTTCACGTGTATCAAAAAATGGGATTTGTAGAGGAAGGAAGGGAGAGAAACTTCTTAAAATTTGCGGACGGCTCGTACGCGGATAATATGTTGATGGCGTTCTTTTTGTGA
- a CDS encoding PadR family transcriptional regulator: MATSTQMLKGILDGCLLAVIARGETYGYEMIEKLEQYGFHMISEGSIYPVLMRMQKDGLVTTVTKASPSGPKRKYYSITDLGTERLEDFEEKWNDLSKAVNTLFHKQ, from the coding sequence TTGGCAACAAGCACACAAATGTTAAAGGGAATTTTGGATGGCTGTCTACTCGCCGTCATTGCACGGGGCGAAACGTATGGCTATGAAATGATTGAAAAGCTTGAACAGTATGGCTTTCACATGATTAGTGAAGGAAGTATTTATCCCGTTCTAATGCGCATGCAAAAAGACGGACTCGTTACAACGGTCACAAAGGCTTCACCTAGCGGGCCAAAGCGAAAATATTATTCCATTACGGACCTGGGAACAGAGCGCCTAGAGGATTTTGAAGAAAAATGGAATGACTTATCAAAGGCGGTAAACACGCTGTTTCATAAACAATAA
- a CDS encoding HAAS domain-containing protein gives MLSKKAEQFLTDLHLYLTTYGKNEQEIKDIVEELRDHLIEAEQRGKNIDDITGGSPKSYMKQVKNEMQTDKKEILSLLMLFFPLSIAYIILPDAVQGKAAYTLLEMIGYLSIFAIGLILFIVIARLDSLKALSSSAQMVLYGIGGGLPLVLFIAVKLLNNWLELTPVWTATPLQNNLIIIVCSLYFIVCSIMMKTWSTIVVPLLIIVPTPIASYFTDSEKSQAIISASILMGGSLLISLYLFLQMKRDMKETQ, from the coding sequence ATGTTATCTAAAAAAGCCGAACAGTTTTTAACGGACTTACATCTATACTTAACAACGTATGGAAAGAATGAACAGGAAATCAAAGACATTGTAGAGGAATTACGAGATCACCTCATAGAGGCCGAACAGCGCGGGAAAAACATTGATGATATTACCGGGGGTTCTCCTAAATCCTATATGAAACAAGTAAAAAATGAAATGCAAACGGATAAAAAGGAAATCTTGTCCCTTCTCATGCTTTTCTTCCCGCTTTCCATTGCATACATTATTTTACCAGACGCCGTTCAGGGAAAAGCAGCGTATACGCTATTAGAAATGATTGGTTACCTGTCTATTTTCGCCATTGGGCTCATTTTATTCATTGTTATTGCGCGTTTAGATAGCTTAAAAGCATTGTCTTCTTCCGCTCAAATGGTGCTCTATGGCATCGGTGGAGGATTACCGCTTGTCTTATTCATAGCTGTTAAACTACTAAACAATTGGTTAGAGCTTACACCTGTATGGACCGCAACACCTCTACAAAATAACTTAATTATCATCGTCTGCTCACTTTATTTTATCGTATGCTCCATCATGATGAAAACGTGGTCGACGATTGTCGTTCCGCTTCTTATTATCGTACCAACACCTATTGCCTCTTACTTCACGGATTCCGAAAAATCACAAGCCATTATTAGCGCTTCTATTTTAATGGGAGGAAGCTTACTCATCTCACTTTATTTATTTCTTCAAATGAAACGCGATATGAAGGAAACTCAATAG
- a CDS encoding hemolysin family protein yields the protein MITINLILVAVLILLTAFFVAAEFAIVKMRSSKVDQLVAEGRKGALAAKKVTSHLDEYLSACQLGITITALGIGALGEPTVEKILHPVFDSLELSATASYFLSFGIAFAVMTFLHVVVGELAPKTAAIQKAETVTLLFATPLIWFYRIMFPFIWILNGSARVLVGLFGLKPASEHELAHSEEELRIILSESYEGGEINQSEFKYVNNIFEFDNRVAREIMVPRTEMMVISSNQTVEEFLHLAVKERYTRYPVVSDSDKDQVLGLVNVKEILNDVVIDDSIKKKPIDLYMKPIIQVIESIAIHDLLLAMQKKRIHMAVLIDEYGGTAGLVTTEDILEEIVGEIRDEFDEEEQLEIQKVGDHHYKLQAKALIADVNRLLYLDIDNSTIDTIGGWILTQKIDVQVDDSIFYEGYQFTVKDLDGHQIKAIEVVKVEEEHSAE from the coding sequence TTGATAACCATTAATTTAATATTAGTTGCGGTTCTAATTTTATTAACGGCTTTTTTCGTAGCGGCCGAGTTTGCGATTGTGAAAATGAGAAGCTCGAAGGTGGATCAGCTAGTAGCAGAAGGACGAAAAGGGGCGCTTGCCGCTAAAAAGGTAACGTCGCATTTGGATGAATATTTATCAGCCTGTCAGCTAGGGATTACGATTACAGCTCTTGGAATCGGGGCACTTGGGGAGCCGACGGTTGAAAAGATTCTTCATCCGGTTTTTGATAGCTTAGAGCTGTCTGCTACAGCCTCTTATTTTTTATCCTTTGGTATCGCGTTTGCGGTCATGACATTTTTACACGTTGTAGTGGGAGAGCTTGCACCGAAAACGGCTGCTATTCAAAAAGCTGAAACCGTAACATTATTATTTGCTACACCGCTTATTTGGTTTTATCGCATCATGTTTCCGTTTATTTGGATTTTAAACGGATCAGCGCGTGTGTTAGTCGGGTTATTTGGACTAAAGCCTGCCTCTGAGCATGAGCTTGCACATAGTGAAGAAGAGCTGCGTATTATCTTGTCTGAAAGCTATGAGGGCGGCGAGATTAATCAGTCTGAATTTAAATACGTAAACAATATTTTTGAGTTTGATAACCGTGTGGCACGAGAGATTATGGTGCCTCGAACAGAAATGATGGTTATTTCCAGTAATCAAACGGTAGAAGAATTTCTGCACCTTGCCGTTAAGGAGCGCTACACGCGCTATCCGGTTGTAAGTGATAGTGACAAAGACCAGGTGCTAGGTCTTGTGAACGTGAAAGAAATTTTAAATGACGTGGTTATCGATGACTCGATTAAGAAAAAGCCGATTGATTTGTACATGAAGCCGATCATTCAAGTCATTGAGTCCATTGCCATTCACGATTTGCTGCTAGCCATGCAGAAGAAGCGTATTCACATGGCGGTATTGATTGACGAATATGGTGGAACGGCTGGTCTTGTCACGACGGAAGATATTTTAGAAGAGATCGTCGGAGAAATACGAGATGAGTTTGACGAAGAGGAGCAGCTTGAAATTCAAAAAGTCGGTGATCACCACTACAAACTTCAAGCAAAAGCGCTCATTGCGGACGTAAACCGCTTGCTGTATCTTGATATTGATAATTCGACGATTGATACAATTGGAGGCTGGATTTTAACGCAAAAAATTGATGTACAGGTGGACGATTCAATTTTTTACGAAGGATATCAATTTACAGTTAAAGATTTAGACGGTCATCAGATTAAGGCCATCGAAGTAGTGAAAGTCGAAGAAGAGCACAGCGCCGAATAA
- the metG gene encoding methionine--tRNA ligase — MTVFIGGAWPYANGSLHLGHIASLLSGDILARYYRMKGEKVLYVSGSDCNGTPITIRAKQEGVAPKEIADRYHKEFYECFSKLGFSYDCYTRTDTQNHHHVVQLIFNELIQNGWIYKKETEQAYCYTCEQFLPDRYVEGICPHCGQAARGDQCEACSAILDPVDLLHKTCKVCGDHPTVRETEHFYFALSQLQEQIEKYVKESTGWRDNAIRLTKRYLSEGLQDRAASRDLPIGVPVPVKGYEEKKVYVWIEAVVGYYSASVEWGTKHQKSYETFWEKDVTSYYVHGKDNIPFHTIIWPALLLGMNGDALPTHIVSNEYLTLEKKKLSTSKNWAVWVPDMIERYDPDSIRYFLTINAPENRDTDFSWREFILSHNGELLGAYGNLVNRTLKFVEKYYEGFLPNGELDLSISQLVSTLYQTVGEGIEKTAFKRSLEEIFQGIRAVNKYFDEQKPWLQRQEDPQAGYKTIRTCVYSIVNFAQLLAPFLPFSSTKIQTLLGIEEWQWLPISISETTIQGIEPLFERIDVKQIEEELDRLAKQSL, encoded by the coding sequence ATGACGGTATTTATCGGAGGAGCTTGGCCTTATGCGAACGGTTCCTTGCATTTAGGGCATATTGCTAGTTTATTATCAGGAGACATTTTGGCACGGTATTATCGAATGAAGGGTGAGAAAGTTTTATATGTATCAGGAAGTGACTGTAACGGAACGCCCATTACGATTCGTGCCAAACAAGAGGGGGTCGCACCGAAAGAAATTGCGGATCGCTATCACAAGGAGTTTTACGAATGTTTTTCAAAGCTAGGGTTTTCTTACGACTGCTATACGCGAACCGATACACAAAATCATCATCACGTTGTACAGCTTATTTTTAACGAGCTTATTCAAAACGGCTGGATCTATAAAAAGGAAACCGAGCAGGCGTATTGTTATACGTGCGAGCAGTTTTTGCCTGACCGCTATGTAGAAGGAATCTGTCCTCACTGCGGTCAGGCAGCAAGAGGCGATCAGTGTGAGGCATGCTCCGCCATTTTAGATCCGGTTGATTTGCTACACAAGACGTGTAAAGTCTGTGGTGATCACCCGACTGTTAGAGAAACGGAGCACTTTTATTTTGCGCTTAGTCAGCTACAGGAACAGATTGAGAAGTATGTAAAGGAGAGCACGGGGTGGCGTGATAATGCGATTCGGCTTACCAAGCGCTATCTCAGTGAAGGGCTTCAGGATCGAGCTGCATCTAGAGATCTCCCAATTGGCGTACCTGTTCCGGTGAAGGGTTACGAAGAAAAGAAAGTGTACGTATGGATTGAGGCGGTAGTTGGCTATTATTCTGCGAGCGTAGAGTGGGGGACAAAGCACCAAAAATCATACGAAACATTTTGGGAAAAGGATGTCACGTCTTATTACGTTCATGGAAAGGATAATATTCCGTTTCATACGATTATTTGGCCCGCTCTTTTACTTGGAATGAACGGTGATGCGCTTCCTACGCATATTGTTTCCAACGAGTATTTGACGCTTGAAAAAAAGAAGCTATCGACCAGCAAAAATTGGGCTGTCTGGGTTCCTGATATGATCGAGCGCTACGATCCTGACTCCATTCGTTACTTTTTAACGATTAATGCACCAGAAAATCGCGATACGGATTTTTCATGGCGCGAATTTATTTTAAGTCACAACGGTGAACTATTAGGTGCTTATGGAAATCTTGTAAATCGGACGCTAAAATTTGTTGAGAAGTATTATGAGGGATTTCTTCCAAACGGTGAGCTTGATCTTTCTATTTCACAACTTGTCTCCACGCTGTATCAGACGGTTGGAGAAGGAATTGAAAAAACAGCCTTTAAACGATCGTTAGAAGAGATTTTTCAGGGGATTCGCGCGGTCAATAAATATTTTGATGAACAAAAGCCATGGCTACAGCGACAGGAGGACCCACAGGCCGGATACAAAACAATTCGAACATGTGTGTACAGCATCGTTAATTTTGCACAGCTTTTGGCGCCCTTTCTACCGTTTTCAAGCACCAAAATACAAACTCTCTTAGGAATAGAAGAATGGCAGTGGTTGCCCATTTCCATAAGTGAAACAACAATTCAAGGTATAGAACCGCTCTTTGAACGAATCGACGTCAAGCAGATTGAAGAAGAGTTAGATCGTTTAGCGAAGCAATCACTGTGA
- a CDS encoding GNAT family N-acetyltransferase, with product MKISPQVFQRNDLSYIIRSATEDDAKELSALRLQVDGETEHFDREPGEGFIDEQGFQELIGKDTRTPQCLFLVAEVEGGLVGFSRCAGSELKRLSHQVEFGVGVKKTHWGLGIGTNLLKESLKWADQQQMKKMTLRVLETNKHAMDLYIRLGFEVEGVLKADKRLSDGKYYNTVMMAHFFSGEEK from the coding sequence ATGAAGATATCTCCACAAGTTTTTCAACGAAACGACCTGTCTTACATCATTCGTTCCGCTACAGAAGACGACGCAAAGGAACTGTCGGCCTTACGTCTTCAAGTGGACGGGGAAACCGAGCATTTTGATCGTGAGCCCGGTGAGGGGTTTATTGATGAGCAAGGATTTCAAGAGCTCATTGGGAAAGATACACGTACTCCACAATGCCTTTTTCTTGTGGCAGAAGTAGAGGGAGGTCTTGTAGGATTTTCGCGCTGTGCGGGAAGTGAATTAAAGCGCCTTTCACATCAAGTTGAATTTGGAGTAGGGGTGAAAAAGACACATTGGGGCTTGGGGATTGGAACCAATTTGCTAAAGGAATCGCTAAAGTGGGCCGATCAGCAGCAAATGAAAAAAATGACGCTCCGTGTACTGGAAACGAACAAGCATGCAATGGACCTATACATAAGACTTGGTTTTGAAGTAGAAGGCGTATTAAAAGCAGACAAGCGCTTATCAGACGGAAAATACTACAATACGGTCATGATGGCACATTTTTTTAGCGGGGAAGAGAAATGA